AATACCTGGTGCGGGCACCTTGGAAGTTGACGAAATGCTCACCGAAGTCCCCGGTTGTCAGATAGTGATCGGGCAGCTTGCCGTCCAATACGTCGGCCCATTCACCACCTGCGGCACGGCAGAAAACCTCGGCATAGGGATCGATGGCCAGCGGATCGGCCTTCTGCGTCTCCAATGCTCTTGCGGCGGCTACCAATAGTCCTGTCGAACCAACACTCGTGGTGACATCCCAGCTATCGTCCTCGGTCCGCATTCATCGAACTCTAGTTGCTCCAGTCCGCCCACCGCTGTCGGTATCCCAGCGCAGTCGGCCGTGCACACATATCTGCGCGGTGGACTTGGTACTTCTACGCGCATTCGCCGATGTTTTGCGATCCGCGGCGGGTCTATGGTGCCATTTATGTGCCAGGATCGGTCTTCAATAACAACGTCGCGAAGCGAGGGGTCGTGACGTGAGAGGGCTCGCTTATGCCGGCGGTGGATGCCCAGTAGGGCGACGGTCCAGGAATTCTCAGACAGTTATCCGTTCTGCCACAATGGATTCCGGCCGATCATGATGCCAAAGATCGTCTCCGTCCAACATTCCACTCGCCGCCACTTGACGAGCTTTGTCGGTCGCAAGGCTGAGCTGAACGACGTGCGGCGGCTCCTGTCCGACAAACGACTGGTGACGCTTACCGGTCCGGATGGGATGGGGAAATCCCGTCTCGCGCTGCAGATCGGCGCCCAGATTGCACACGAATTCACTTATGGCCGTTGGGATTGCGACTTGGCTACGGTCACTGACCGAGACTGCGTGTCCATCTCGATGCTGAATGCCTTGGGCTTGCCTGTCCAGCCGGGTTTGTCTGCGATCGACACGCTCGTCGGTGTCATCAATGATGCTCGGGTGCTGCTGGTGTTGGACCATTGTGAGCATTTGCTGGACGCGTGTGCCGCAATAATTGATTCGCTGTTACGTTCCTGTCCGAGATTGACGATCCTGACGACAAGTACCGAAGCGATCGGGTTGGCGGGCGAGCTGACCTGGCGGGTGCCCCCGTTGTCGCTGACCAACGATGCCATCGAGCTGTTTGTCGACCGGGCACGCCGAGTGCGGTCGGATTTTGCGATTAATGCCGATACCGCGGTGACGGTCGGGGAAATCTGCCGACGCTTGGACGGTGTGCCACTGGCGATCGAGCTGGCCGCGGCGCGAACGGACACCTTGTCGCCGGTGGAGATCCTTGCTGGTCTAAATGACCGATTCCGGCTGGTGGCCGGTGCTGCGGGCAACGCGGTGCGCCCCGAACAGACGCTGTGTGCCACGGTGCAATGGTCGCATGCTCTGTTGAGTGGACCTGAGCGTGCGTTGTTGCACCGGTTGGCAGTCTTCGCCGGCGGGTTCGACCTTGACGGCGCCCAGGCGGTCGGTGCCAATGACGAGGACTTCGAGGGCTACCAGACACTCGGCCGGTTTGCCGAGTTGGTGGACAAGGCATTTGTCGTCGTCGAAAACAACAGGGGCCGAGCGGGATACCGGTTGCTGTATTCGGTGCGTCAGTACGCGTTGGAGAAGCTCAGTGAGTCGGGAGAGGCCGACGCCGTGCTTGCGCGTTACCGCAAGCACCTCAAACAACCCAACCAGGTAGTGCGTGCTGGGTCAGGCGGGGTTCGGTACTGATGCGTGAACGTAGCTTAACCGTCGGTGGGAATTGACCGCGCCACCCATAGCAGTCGAGAGGAACACCCGCAGCAAAGTGCGCCAACAACAGGAGGCTGACGTCGTTGCCCTGGGTCGAAAGCCAGGGCTGCTATGTGTGCCGGAAAGGTTCCGTGCAATGGATCTTCCGATGGCAGCCGCCGATGCCTTATTCCTATGGGCCGAGACGCCGACGCGGCCGCTGCATGTCGGCGCGTTGGCCGTGCTGAGTCAGCCCGACAACGGGACCGGGCGTTACCTGCGCAAGGTGTTCTCCGCCGCGGTGGCCCGTCAGCAGGTGGCGCCGTGGTGGCGCCGACGCCCGCACCGGTCGCTCACCTCGCTCGGGCAGTGGTCTTGGCGCACCGAGACCGAGGTGGACCTGGATTACCACGTGCGGCTTAGCGCATTGCCGCCACGGGCCGGTACCGCCGAGCTGTGGGCGTTGGTTTCTGAACTACACGCCGGCATGCTGGACCGCTCCCGCCCGCTATGGCAGGTGGACCTGATCGAGGGTCTACCTGGCGGGCGGTGCGCGGTCTACGTCAAGGTCCACCATGCGCTGGCGGACGGAGTCTCGGTGATGCGGCTTTTACAACGGATCGTCACCGCGGACCCGCATCAGCGTCAGATGCCCACCTTGTGGGAGGTGCCAGCGCAGGCGTCGGTGGCCAAACACACGGCACCGCGCGGTTCGTCGAGACCACTGACGTTGGCCAAGGGGGTGCTGGGTCAAGCCAGGGGCGTCCCGGGCATGGTGCGCGTAGTGGCCGATACCACGTGGCGGGCAGCGCAATGTCGCAGCGGGCCGCTGACACTGGCCGCACCACACACCCCGCTGAACGAGCCGATCGCCGGGGCCCGGTCCGTGGCAGGTTGTTCCTTTCCGATCGAGCGGCTGCGACAGGTCGCCGAACACGCCGATGCCACCATCAACGATGTCGTGCTGGCCATGTGCGGCGGGGCGTTACGTGCGTACCTGATCAGCCGGGGAGCGTTACCGGGTGCGCCGCTGATAGCGATGGTGCCGGTTTCGCTGCGCGATACCGCAGTTATCGACGTGTTCGGCCAGGGTCCAGGCAACAAGATCGGTACGTTGATGTGTTCGCTGGCGACGCACCTGGCCAGTCCGGTCGAACGGCTGTCGGCGATACGGGCAAGTATGCGCGACGGCAAAGCCGCGATCGCCGGCCGAAGCCGAAACCAGGCGCTGGCTATGAGCGCATTGGGCGCCGCCCCGCTCGCCCTTGCGATGGCCCTGGGGCGCGTGCCCGCGCCGCTGCGCCCACCAAATGTGACGATCTCCAACGTGCCGGGCCCGCAGGGCGCGCTGTACTGGAACGGCGCTCGCCTGGACGCGCTCTACCTGCTCTCGGCACCTGTCGATGGCGCGGCGTTGAACATCACCTGTAGCGGCACCAATGAGCAGATCACTTTCGGTTTGACGGGCTGCCGTCGTGCCGTCCCCGCGCTGAGCATCCTGACCGACCAGCTCGCCCACGAACTCGAGCTACTCGTTGGCGTCAGTGAAGCCGGCCCAGGGACCAGACTTCGAAGGATCGCAGGGCGCCGTTAAACGGACGCCGCGAGTCATCACCCGGCCGAGCGCGCAGCGGCTTACCTTACGCGCGGCCGCCCATGGTGCCAGAGACCCCACCCCGGGCAGGCGGGTCATCCCGATAGCGACTACCTTCAGCTATAAGCACTTAGTGGGGCAGCCATATCAGCCAAAGCGCGAAGGGGTTCTCGTGGCCGACACCGACGACACCGCAACCCTCCGTTACCCGGGAGGCGAGATCGACCTGCAGATCGTGCACGCCACCGAAGGCGCCGACGGCATTGCGCTCGGGCCGCTGCTGGCAAAAACCGGGCACACCACGTTCGACGTCGGCTTCGCCAACACGGCCGCCGCTAAAAGCTCCATCACCTACATCGACGGAGATGCCGGCATTCTGCGTTATCGCGGCTACCCGATCGACCAACTGGCGGAGAAGTCAACCTTCATCGAGGTCTGCTACCTGTTGATTTACGGCGAGCTGCCCGATACCGACCAGCTTGCCCAGTTCACCGGCCGGATCCAGCGCCACACCATGCTGCACGAGGATCTCAAGCGGTTCTTCGACGGCTTTCCGCGCAATGCCCACCCGATGCCGGTGTTGTCCAGCGTGGTCAATGCGCTGTCGGCGTACTACCAGGATGCTCTGGACCCCATGGACAACGGTCAAGTCGAGCTGTCGACCATTCGGCTGCTGGCCAAGCTGCCCACCATCGCCGCGTACGCCTACAAGAAATCGGTCGGCCAGCCCTTCCTCTACCCAGATAACTCACTGACGCTGGTGGAGAACTTCCTACGGTTGACGTTCGGATTTCCCGCCGAGCCCTACCAGGCCGACCCCGAGGTGGTGCGGGCGCTGGACATGTTGTTCATCTTGCACGCCGACCACGAGCAGAACTGCTCGACGTCGACGGTTCGGCTGGTTGGCTCGTCGCGAGCCAACCTGTTCACCTCGATCTCGGGTGGCATCAACGCACTATGGGGTCCGCTTCATGGCGGCGCCAATCAGGCTGTCCTGGAGATGCTCGAGGGCATTCGCGACAGCGGCGACGACGTCAGCGAGTTTGTACGCAAGGTCAAGAACCGCGAGGCCGGGGTCAAATTGATGGGTTTCGGTCATCGTGTCTACAAGAACTACGATCCGCGGGCCCGCATCGTCAAGGAACAGGCCGACAAGATCCTGGCCAAGCTCGGCGGCGATGACTCCTTGCTGGGCATCGCCAAGGAGCTCGAAGAGGCGGCGCTGACCGACGACTACTTCATCGAACGCAAGCTTTACCCCAACGTCGACTTCTACACCGGCCTGATCTACCGGGCCCTCGGCTTCCCGACCAGGATGTTCACCGTGTTGTTTGCCCTGGGCAGGCTTCCCGGCTGGATCGCGCACTGGCGTGAGATGCACGACGAGGGCGACAGCAAGATCGGCCGGCCCCGCCAGATCTACACCGGCTACACGGAGCGCGACTACGTCACCATAGACGCGCGGTAGGCCGGCGAGCAGACGCAAAAGCCCCCTAAACCGGCAGGTATTAGGGGCTTTTGCGTCTGCTCGCCAGGCAAGCCAGCACTGCCATCGCGGCGTTGTGACCGCCGATGCCCGACACCGCCCCGCCGCGACGGGCACCCGAGCCGCACAGCATGATCCGCTCGTGGTCGGTGGCTACGCCCCACTGCCGTGCCGGTGTGTCCAGCGGATCGTCGTTGTCAGCGAACGGCCAGGACAACGCACCGTGGAAGATGTTGCCGCCGGTCATCCCAAGCGTCCGCTGCAGGTCCAGGGTGGTCGTCGTCTCGATGCATGGCTTGCTCTGCGCATCGGTCCAAAGCACGTCCTGAATCGGTTCGGCCAGAACGGAATTCAGCGACGCTAGGACGGCTGCCGTCAGCCGTTCGGCTAAGCCTTCGGTGTCGCCGAACACCGAGTGCGGTGTGTGCAAGCCGAACACCGTCAGCGTCTGAGCGCCGGCATCGCGCAACCGGGCGGACAGGATGCTCGGGTCGGTCAGCGAATGGCAGTAGGCTTCGCAGGGTAGGGGATCCGGCAACCGCCCGCTGGCTGCTTGCGAGTACGCGGCATCCAATTGGCTCCATGTCTCGTTGACGTGGAACGTCCCGGCAAATGCTTGCTGCGGTGTGACACTGTCGTCGCGCAACCGGGGGAGTCGGCGCACCACCATGTTGACCTTGACCTGTGCGCCCGGGGCCAGTGCCGCAACCGGTTCACCGAGCAGGCTGGCCAGCACCGCCGGTGTGACCCCGACCAGAACGAACCGGCCCCGGACCAAATGCTCGGCACCGTCGCTACCGTCGCTGTGGTAGCGCACCGTACCGTCTGGATCAAGGGCGAAAACGTCTGCACCGGTGACTATTTCGGCGCCGTGGCGGGCAGCTGCCGTGGCCAGGGCCGAGGTCACCGACCCCATGCCGCCGATTGGGACGTGCCAGACTCCGGTGCCCCCACCGACCAGGTGATACAGGAAGCAGATGTTCTGCATCAGCGACGGTTCGTGCATGCGGGCGAAGGTGCCGATCAGCGCGTCGGTGGCGATCACCCCGCGTAGCAGGTCATTGGCCACCGCGCCGGCGATGGCATGCCCGATCGGCTCGTCGACCATGGCTTGCCAGGCAGCGGCCGCCTCGTGGCCGCCGTATTCCACAATGTCGCGGCGGGCCTGCTCGCGGGTGCGCAGCGGCTCGATCAGGGTGGGCCACAGCCGTGCGGTCACCAGCCGGCAGCGCCGGTAGAACGCGGCGAAGCCGTGCGCATCCGGCGCGGCGCCGATCGCCGCGAGGTGCGCTGCGCGTGGTTCGCCGGTGGGCCCGATGAGCAGGCCAGAGCGCCCGGCCGTGGCTGGGGCAGGGGTGTATGAGGAAAATGGCCGCCGCGCCAACCGCACCGGAGCGCCGAGGTCGGCGACGATGCGCGACGGCAGCAAGCTGACCAGGTACGAGTAGCGTGACAGCGCGACCTCGACACCGTCGAAGGCCTGTATCGACACCGCGGCCCCCCCAGTCTGTGCCAGCCGCTCGAGCAGTCGCACTCGAAGCCCGGCCCGGGCCAGGTAGGCGGCCGCGACCAAGCCGTTGTGACCGCCGCCAACCACGACAACGTCGAAGTCCCTGTCGTGATCGCTCATAGTGACGGCGGCTATCGAGACGGATCTAGCCGGTGTACCCCTCGACTTGGTCGGCGGGACGCACGACTGCTTCGCGCGGGTCACCACCGGTTTGGCGCAATGCCCGTCGCTGTCGGAGCAGGTCCCAGCACTGGTCGAGTTCGATCTCGATGCGGCGCAGTTGCTGCTGCTCCTCGGACTCGCTGATGCCACCGTGCCGCAGCTGCGCTCGCAACGCCTTCTCCTCGGCCACCAGGTCACGGATGTGTGCCAGGGTCTCGCTGTCTGTCGGTTTGCGTCCCTTGCCCATGGCTCCAGTGTGCCCGATTTGACGCGGTGTCCCGGCACCGACTCGGTAGGCTGCATATCGCCTGCAGCACGGACGAGACGCGTTCGACGACCTGAGGGAGTGGCGTAGTGGCTTCTAAGGCGGGTTTGGGCCAAACACCCGCGACCACCGACGCGCGACGAACTCAGAAATTCTACCGGGGCTCGCCGGGCCGTCCGTGGCTGATTGGCGCGGTGGTTATTCCGTTGCTGATAGCGGCAATCGGTTACGGTGCATTCGAGCGGCCCCAGTCCGTTACCGGACCGACCGGTGTGTTGCCGACACTGACACCGACCAGCACCCGGGGCGCTTCTGCGTTGTCCTTGTCTTTGCTGTCAATTAGCCGCAGCGGCAACACCGTTACTCTGATCGGTGACTTCCCCGATGAGGCCGCCAAGGCGGCCTTGATGACGGCGCTCAACGGCTTGCTTGCTCCGGGCGTGAACGTCATCGACCAGATTCACGTCGATCCCGTTGTGCGATCACTTGATTTCTCAAGTGCGGAACCAGTTTTCACCGCCAGCGTGCCGATTCCTGATTTTGGCCTCAAAGTCGAAAGGGACACCGTCACCTTGACCGGAACTGCCCCTTCATCCGAGCACAAGGACGCAGTGAAGCGCGCGGCGACCAGCACCTGGCCTGACATGAAAATCGTTAACAATATTGAGGTTACGGGGCAGGCACCGCCAGGACCCCCGGCCTCCGGCCCATGTGCCGACCTGCAATCAGCCATCAATGCCGTGACGGGTGGACCCATCGCGTTTGGCAACGACGGGGCTAGTCTGATCCCAGCCGACTATGAAATCCTGAACCGGGTAGCCGACAAGCTCAAGGCATGTCCGGACGCTCGGGTGACGATCAACGGCTACACCGACAACACCGGCAGCGAAGGTATCAATATCCCGTTGAGCGCTCAGCGAGCCAAGATAGTCGCCGACTACCTGGTTGCCCGCGGAGTTGCCGGCGATCACATTGCCACCGTGGGTCTCGGTTCGGTGAATCCGATCGCCAGCAACGCCACACCCGAGGGGCGCGCCAAGAATCGTCGCGTCGAGATCGTGGTCAACTAAGGAGAACCCAGCATGGATTTTGTGATCCAGTGGTCGTGCTACCTGCTGGCGTTCCTGGGGGGCTCGGCTGTTGCCTGGGTAGTCGTCACTCTGTCGATCAAGCGCGCCAGCCGTGATGAGGGTGCTGCGGAGGCGCCCAGTGCAGCCGAGACAGGCGCACAGTGATGGAACACGTGCACTGGTGGCTGGCGGGCCTGGCGTTCACGCTCGGGATGGTGCTGACGTCGACGCTGATGGTCCGGCCCGTCGAACATCAAGTGCTGGTAAAGAAATCGGTCCGCGGGTCAAGCGCTAAGTCCAAGCCGCCAACGGCGAGAAAACCCGCCGTCAAGTCGGGCACCAAGAGAGAGGAGTCGCCGACGGCGAAGACCAAGGTGGCAACGGAGTCTGCTGCGGAGCAGATCCCGGTTGCCGGGGAGCCCGCGGCGGAGCCGATCCCGGTCGCCGGCGAGCCGGCGGCGCGTATTCCGGTGGTTCCGTACGCGCCGTACGGCCCGGGCTCGGCGCGCGCTGGTGCCGATGGCAGCGGACCGCAGGGGTGGCTGGTGAAGGGCCGCTCGGACACCAGGCTCTACTACACTCCCGAAGATCCGACGTACGACCCTACTGTCGCCCAGGTTTGGTTCCAGGACGAGGAGTCGGCAGCGCGGGCGTTTTTCACGCCGTGGCGCAAGAGCACACGGCGGACATGAGGTCAGGGCCGCAGGGCTAACTGGGCCCGGGAAGGCGCAACACGAGGCGCGCGCCACCCAGCGGGCTGTTCTCCAGCGACGCGGTGCCGCCGTGCAACTGGGCCTGTTGGGCCACCAACGCCAGCCCGAGACCCGACCCCGAATGAGATGCCGTGGACCCGCGGGAGAACCGCTCGAACACCACTTGGCGCTCACCTTCGGGCACTCCGCTGCCGTTGTCGTCGATGGCGATCTCCACGCCGGCCCGCGAGCTGACCGCGGAGAGTTGAACCAGGGTGGCGCCGCCGTGCTTGACCGCGTTGGCGATGGCGTTGTCGACGGCCAGGCGCAACCCGGCCGGCAAACCCACGATGATGCAGGTCGGCGACGGCACCAGCGATACATCGAGATCGGGGTAGATCCGGGCCGCGTCGTGGGCGGCGCGGTCGAGCAGGTCGGTGATATCGACCGGCACGTGATCGTCCGAGGTCGACAGTTCGCCCTGGGCCAACCGCTCCAGCGCGCTCAGGGTGGCCTCAATGCGCGACTGGGTGCGGATGACGTCGTTGAGCACTTCTTTGCGCTGGTCGTCGGGCAGATCCAGGGTGGACAGCACCTCCAGGTTGGTGCGCATCGCGGTCAGCGGAGTGCGCAGCTCGTGGGAGGACACCGCCGCGAAGTCACGCGCCGACGCAAGCGCCTCCTTGGTTCGGTTCTGCTCGTTCCAGATGCGCTGCAGCATGCCGCGCATCGCCTCGGCGATCTCGATGGCTTCGCTGGCGCCGTGTACTTCCACGCGTGGCGCCTCGTCGCCCGCGTCGATGGACCGGGTCTGCTCGGCGAGCTGCTTGAACGGGCGTACCGCGAACGCGGCCAACAGCCAGGCGAACACCGCCGCCGCGCCGATGGCGAAGGTACAGATCAGCAGCACCCGGCGGTGCAGGTTGTTGGTCTCGGCTACGGTGGCGTCATACGTCGCGCCCACCGCCACCGACGTCGGCTCGGGCCCGGGGATCTCCACCGTGCGCACGCGGTAGCGCACCCCGCGGACGTAGGTGTCGGCGTAGTCGTCTTGCAGTTTGGGCAGCGTGATGTCGGAATTCGACTTGATCACGTTGCCACGGCGGACCGTGATGAGGGCGTCCTGGTCGTTCGGTGAGCGCGGGATCTCGTCGAGGCCACGCGGCACGAACGGGATCGCGAAACCCGCGGCCTCGTCGAGCCGGCGGTCCAGCCGCTCCTTGCGGTCGTTGGTGATCCCGACCCAGACGACGGTGCCGACAATGAGTACCGGGATCGCGGCGCCGATCGCCGTCGCGACCACCACCCGGGTTCGCAGCGAGGGCGTACGGGCGAAGATCCGCGACAGAATATTCATGCATGCCCCGTCACTGCATACGCAGCACGAATCCGACTCCGCGGACGGTATGCAGCAGCCTAGGGCCACCGCCGGCCTCCAGTTTGCGCCGCAGGTACCCGATGAAGACGTCCACCACGTTGGTGTCGGCGGCGAAGTCGTAGCCCCACACCAATTCCAGGAGTTGCGCTCGGGAGAGCACCGCGGTCTTGTGCTCGGCCAGCACCGCGAGCAGGTCGAATTCGCGCTTGGTCAGGTCGACGTCGACGCCGTTGACCCGGGCCCGCCGGCCGGGGATGTCCACCTCCAGCGGGCCCACCGTGATGGTTTCCGAGGACGACGTTGCAGTGGAGCCGCGGCGGCGCAGCAGCGCCTTCACCCGTGCCACCAGCTCGGCCAGCACGAACGGTTTCACCAGGTAATCGTCGGCGCCGGCCTCCAATCCGGCCACTCGGTCATCGACAGAGCTGCGTGCGGATAGCACACAGACCGGGACGTCGTTGTCCATCGCGCGTAGTGCCGTCACGACGCTGACTCCATCGAGCACTGGCATGTTGATGTCGAGCACGATCGCGTCCGGCCGGTTCTCGGTGGCGCTGCGCAAGGCCTCGGCGCCGTCCACCGCGGTCGCTACCTCGAATCCGGACAGCCGTAAGCCGCGTTCCAGCGAGGCGAGCACATCGGAGTCGTCGTCGACGACCAACACCCGAGGTGAGGTCACACCAGTGTCCATGCCGCCCATTTTGCCTGATTACCGTCCAGCAGGGTGGGAGGGTGAGCCGCCGGGTCGCGTGCTGGGCGAGCAGACACAGAGTCGCATCAAAACCGCCGATTTTGTGCGACTCTGTGTCTGCTCGCGGGGTGCGCGCGGGTTAGTCGCGGGGCAACCCGATCCGGCGGTAGCGTTGCAACCGAGTCGCGAGGCGTTCCGGGGCCGGTATCTTCCGTAACGCGTGCACTTCGGCGGCGATGGCGTTCGACAGTCGTAGGGCGAACTCGATCGGCTCGTCTGCGGCGTCGGGGTACTCCGGCAC
Above is a window of Mycobacterium tuberculosis H37Rv DNA encoding:
- the prrA gene encoding two component transcriptional regulator PrrA, with amino-acid sequence MGGMDTGVTSPRVLVVDDDSDVLASLERGLRLSGFEVATAVDGAEALRSATENRPDAIVLDINMPVLDGVSVVTALRAMDNDVPVCVLSARSSVDDRVAGLEAGADDYLVKPFVLAELVARVKALLRRRGSTATSSSETITVGPLEVDIPGRRARVNGVDVDLTKREFDLLAVLAEHKTAVLSRAQLLELVWGYDFAADTNVVDVFIGYLRRKLEAGGGPRLLHTVRGVGFVLRMQ
- the arfC gene encoding membrane protein, with the protein product MEHVHWWLAGLAFTLGMVLTSTLMVRPVEHQVLVKKSVRGSSAKSKPPTARKPAVKSGTKREESPTAKTKVATESAAEQIPVAGEPAAEPIPVAGEPAARIPVVPYAPYGPGSARAGADGSGPQGWLVKGRSDTRLYYTPEDPTYDPTVAQVWFQDEESAARAFFTPWRKSTRRT
- the gltA2 gene encoding citrate synthase 1; translated protein: MADTDDTATLRYPGGEIDLQIVHATEGADGIALGPLLAKTGHTTFDVGFANTAAAKSSITYIDGDAGILRYRGYPIDQLAEKSTFIEVCYLLIYGELPDTDQLAQFTGRIQRHTMLHEDLKRFFDGFPRNAHPMPVLSSVVNALSAYYQDALDPMDNGQVELSTIRLLAKLPTIAAYAYKKSVGQPFLYPDNSLTLVENFLRLTFGFPAEPYQADPEVVRALDMLFILHADHEQNCSTSTVRLVGSSRANLFTSISGGINALWGPLHGGANQAVLEMLEGIRDSGDDVSEFVRKVKNREAGVKLMGFGHRVYKNYDPRARIVKEQADKILAKLGGDDSLLGIAKELEEAALTDDYFIERKLYPNVDFYTGLIYRALGFPTRMFTVLFALGRLPGWIAHWREMHDEGDSKIGRPRQIYTGYTERDYVTIDAR
- a CDS encoding transcriptional regulator (This region is a possible MT-complex-specific genomic island (See Becq et al., 2007 PMID:17545187).) → MPSRATVQEFSDSYPFCHNGFRPIMMPKIVSVQHSTRRHLTSFVGRKAELNDVRRLLSDKRLVTLTGPDGMGKSRLALQIGAQIAHEFTYGRWDCDLATVTDRDCVSISMLNALGLPVQPGLSAIDTLVGVINDARVLLVLDHCEHLLDACAAIIDSLLRSCPRLTILTTSTEAIGLAGELTWRVPPLSLTNDAIELFVDRARRVRSDFAINADTAVTVGEICRRLDGVPLAIELAAARTDTLSPVEILAGLNDRFRLVAGAAGNAVRPEQTLCATVQWSHALLSGPERALLHRLAVFAGGFDLDGAQAVGANDEDFEGYQTLGRFAELVDKAFVVVENNRGRAGYRLLYSVRQYALEKLSESGEADAVLARYRKHLKQPNQVVRAGSGGVRY
- a CDS encoding diacyglycerol O-acyltransferase (triacylglycerol synthase, diacylglycerol acyltransferase This region is a possible MT-complex-specific genomic island (See Becq et al., 2007 PMID:17545187).) yields the protein MRQQQEADVVALGRKPGLLCVPERFRAMDLPMAAADALFLWAETPTRPLHVGALAVLSQPDNGTGRYLRKVFSAAVARQQVAPWWRRRPHRSLTSLGQWSWRTETEVDLDYHVRLSALPPRAGTAELWALVSELHAGMLDRSRPLWQVDLIEGLPGGRCAVYVKVHHALADGVSVMRLLQRIVTADPHQRQMPTLWEVPAQASVAKHTAPRGSSRPLTLAKGVLGQARGVPGMVRVVADTTWRAAQCRSGPLTLAAPHTPLNEPIAGARSVAGCSFPIERLRQVAEHADATINDVVLAMCGGALRAYLISRGALPGAPLIAMVPVSLRDTAVIDVFGQGPGNKIGTLMCSLATHLASPVERLSAIRASMRDGKAAIAGRSRNQALAMSALGAAPLALAMALGRVPAPLRPPNVTISNVPGPQGALYWNGARLDALYLLSAPVDGAALNITCSGTNEQITFGLTGCRRAVPALSILTDQLAHELELLVGVSEAGPGTRLRRIAGRR
- a CDS encoding oxidoreductase, giving the protein MSDHDRDFDVVVVGGGHNGLVAAAYLARAGLRVRLLERLAQTGGAAVSIQAFDGVEVALSRYSYLVSLLPSRIVADLGAPVRLARRPFSSYTPAPATAGRSGLLIGPTGEPRAAHLAAIGAAPDAHGFAAFYRRCRLVTARLWPTLIEPLRTREQARRDIVEYGGHEAAAAWQAMVDEPIGHAIAGAVANDLLRGVIATDALIGTFARMHEPSLMQNICFLYHLVGGGTGVWHVPIGGMGSVTSALATAAARHGAEIVTGADVFALDPDGTVRYHSDGSDGAEHLVRGRFVLVGVTPAVLASLLGEPVAALAPGAQVKVNMVVRRLPRLRDDSVTPQQAFAGTFHVNETWSQLDAAYSQAASGRLPDPLPCEAYCHSLTDPSILSARLRDAGAQTLTVFGLHTPHSVFGDTEGLAERLTAAVLASLNSVLAEPIQDVLWTDAQSKPCIETTTTLDLQRTLGMTGGNIFHGALSWPFADNDDPLDTPARQWGVATDHERIMLCGSGARRGGAVSGIGGHNAAMAVLACLASRRKSP
- the arfB gene encoding membrane protein, encoding MDFVIQWSCYLLAFLGGSAVAWVVVTLSIKRASRDEGAAEAPSAAETGAQ
- the arfA gene encoding peptidoglycan-binding protein ArfA (outer membrane protein OmpA; Pore-forming activity is pH-dependent.), which produces MASKAGLGQTPATTDARRTQKFYRGSPGRPWLIGAVVIPLLIAAIGYGAFERPQSVTGPTGVLPTLTPTSTRGASALSLSLLSISRSGNTVTLIGDFPDEAAKAALMTALNGLLAPGVNVIDQIHVDPVVRSLDFSSAEPVFTASVPIPDFGLKVERDTVTLTGTAPSSEHKDAVKRAATSTWPDMKIVNNIEVTGQAPPGPPASGPCADLQSAINAVTGGPIAFGNDGASLIPADYEILNRVADKLKACPDARVTINGYTDNTGSEGINIPLSAQRAKIVADYLVARGVAGDHIATVGLGSVNPIASNATPEGRAKNRRVEIVVN
- the prrB gene encoding two component sensor histidine kinase PrrB gives rise to the protein MNILSRIFARTPSLRTRVVVATAIGAAIPVLIVGTVVWVGITNDRKERLDRRLDEAAGFAIPFVPRGLDEIPRSPNDQDALITVRRGNVIKSNSDITLPKLQDDYADTYVRGVRYRVRTVEIPGPEPTSVAVGATYDATVAETNNLHRRVLLICTFAIGAAAVFAWLLAAFAVRPFKQLAEQTRSIDAGDEAPRVEVHGASEAIEIAEAMRGMLQRIWNEQNRTKEALASARDFAAVSSHELRTPLTAMRTNLEVLSTLDLPDDQRKEVLNDVIRTQSRIEATLSALERLAQGELSTSDDHVPVDITDLLDRAAHDAARIYPDLDVSLVPSPTCIIVGLPAGLRLAVDNAIANAVKHGGATLVQLSAVSSRAGVEIAIDDNGSGVPEGERQVVFERFSRGSTASHSGSGLGLALVAQQAQLHGGTASLENSPLGGARLVLRLPGPS